The nucleotide window ataaatacgaCTCTGGAAGTGAAAGCGAAGGTGATAATAAAGACAAAAGCAAATATGATAAAAGCAAGGGCAAAACAGGCGGGCCCCAAGATAAAAGAAGTTACAGCTCAGATGgcaaaagaagcaaaagtgGATCGAATAATTCTTCTAGAAGTGGTGATAgaaattacaaaaagaaaaaaagtaagCATGACAATTCAAGTGATAGATCAAGTGAATATGGCGAAAAGGgaagtgcaaaaaataatagccGTAGCAAAAGTGGAAGTAGGAAAAGAAGCTTAAGTGAAGATGATGGAAGTAGGAGTAGAAAAAGAAGCTTGAGCGAAGGTGGTGGTGGAAGCAAAGATAGGAAGAGGAGTTTAAGTctgaaaagagaaaatagCTCgagtaatgaaaaaaaaggaaaaagaaaaagaagcaattCTTCTGAAAGATCGAATTATAGAAGCAATTCGCGGGAAatgaataaagaaaaagaagataaaagCAATGATGAGAGAAGTGAATCTAGAAAGAGTTATAAATCTCCGAGCAATAActcagaaaaggaaaagagcaacgatgaaaaaaagaaaccagTTGccaaaagaacaaaaaaaactacaaacACTGCTAGGAAAACGAAGAATGCAGatgaaaaaggtaaaaagaCAAACAATGATAAAAcaagcaaaaatgaggatTATGAAAATGTGTCCAATGATGGAAATAAAAGCGATGGGGAGAAATATGTAGacaaggaaaataataaagaagaaaattctggtacaaataaaaatgaaggaaccAAAAAATCAGCGGCGTCAGAGGCAAAGcctaaaagggggggaggaagaagaggaagaaagaaagcTCCCGGAGAAGAAAATGCAGCCAACACAGCagatgaaaatgtaaatggCAATGCCAGTAACTAAATTGAAATTtagtagctttttttttttttttttttcttcatttttatgaatggTGATAATCTTAAAACATAATCagaattcttttaaaaattgaaaatgaagaaataaaaaaaaagaaaaaatatatgttgtaaaaattcagattttattaaaaattttccattGTGTGTGTGTCATTTTCGTCAGAATTATCCATTTAGGATTCATTATCAGAATTATGTTTGAAATCAAGAAAAATTTAGTAATATTGTAAATGTTTTTCTACTTGTATATGttcttgtaaatttttttaatataattttttataagcatttttgtttattttttaaaacaattcTTGGAATTGTTGTATGAAGCTTAAAATTAAcctgtacatttttacaaatatatacattatacatctattcccattttttaaatattttaaaaaagtttatgttaaaaatatgtctTTTTTATTGGATGatgtatgtatgtgcttgtttttttatatgacagcatataaaaaaacatattgtacactcagaaaaaaaaattatacacatatCTAAGTACATTGAAATTACAGATGCCTAAGATGTTATTCTGTAATGAATTATGTACCTATTTGTTTCTTGTCAAACGTTTTCCccatccctttttttgctaaaatAAACCTTTACAACATAGTTGTccaatataaaatttaaaaaataaaatattattttcgcTAGTACAAAAACATAGATacaatcatatttttatgtttctccAATAATATATCAGTTGCAGACGATGCAAAAGGTTTTTTCTGTTTgctgaaataattttttacaaattattacaaatgtaaaatgataagaaaaaGGTTTGCAGCACATTGTTGTTTAACATAGGAATTTATTTACCACATGTATAAGGTTATATATTTCGAttgaattttatattttttttctatattgcAGCGCTCTCCTTAATATTGATCATTTAGGCCCGTAAGGTTATGCGCTCGAAATGTAGAACATACATTCATAGGTTCTTTTAAATACATGATTCTGTGAAATTTGACATGGGTTACCCCATTGTAAATATTGATAAACtgttttcaatttctttttaacgtATTCATTGTGTGAAGCGCgtttttaaacataaattcaaatattttcaaaaatttagaTTAATGCACATTTGTTCTTAAAGCAAT belongs to Plasmodium vivax chromosome 6, whole genome shotgun sequence and includes:
- a CDS encoding pre-mRNA splicing factor, putative (encoded by transcript PVX_111600A), giving the protein MSYKSSRYNRISSCIYVGNLPGNVVEDEVYDLFAKFGRIKYIDVKKPRAPGVPYSFAFVHYFDSRDAEYAIDRRDGYKYDGVRLRVEYSGENKSYGKYRKKEEGAGPPVRTEHRIIISNLPESCKWQHLKDVMRQCGDVGYANIERGRGVVEFISRDDMLYAIEKFDGSEFKVYDDVTNIKVRRDRRASSYMKRHREDHYSPRHNKRRRYSEESGSASRNRSRSRKHNKYSNSPTKRNNKYDSGSESEGDNKDKSKYDKSKGKTGGPQDKRSYSSDGKRSKSGSNNSSRSGDRNYKKKKSKHDNSSDRSSEYGEKGSAKNNSRSKSGSRKRSLSEDDGSRSRKRSLSEGGGGSKDRKRSLSLKRENSSSNEKKGKRKRSNSSERSNYRSNSREMNKEKEDKSNDERSESRKSYKSPSNNSEKEKSNDEKKKPVAKRTKKTTNTARKTKNADEKGKKTNNDKTSKNEDYENVSNDGNKSDGEKYVDKENNKEENSGTNKNEGTKKSAASEAKPKRGGGRRGRKKAPGEENAANTADENVNGNASN